In Tachysurus fulvidraco isolate hzauxx_2018 chromosome 3, HZAU_PFXX_2.0, whole genome shotgun sequence, a single window of DNA contains:
- the paqr7b gene encoding membrane progestin receptor alpha-B, with product MATVVMEQIGRLFINVQQLRQIPQLLESAFPTLPCTVSISDVPHVFRESHILTGYRPPDHSWRYYFLSLFQRHNETINVWTHLLASLVILAKFREVSETVDFLRDPHAQPLFIGLLTAFTYLACSTLAHLLSAKSELSNYTFYFLDYVGVAVYQYGSALVHFYYAVEEPWHAYIRSFFLPTAAFMAWLSCAGCCYGKYASQSLQRYGHKFCQMVPSALAYCLDISPVVHRIYTCYSSQQVCTDPAINFHFYQILFFLVSAFFFSYPHPECWFPGRCDFIGQGHQIFHMFLVLCTLMQIEAVRMDYTERRPLYERLHGDLAHDAAALFVFTTCCSALTAFYVRKRVKTYLEEKQE from the coding sequence ATGGCGACCGTGGTAATGGAGCAGATTGGCCGTTTGTTCATAAACGTGCAACAACTGCGTCAGATTCCCCAGCTGCTTGAGTCTGCATTTCCCACGTTACCATGCACTGTGAGCATCAGTGACGTGCCTCACGTCTTCAGGGAATCGCACATCCTCACAGGCTACCGGCCACCTGATCACAGCTGGCGCTATTACTTCCTCTCGCTCTTCCAGCGGCATAATGAGACAATAAATGTGTGGACACACTTGCTAGCCTCGCTAGTCATACTCGCCAAGTTCCGGGAAGTGTCAGAGACTGTGGACTTTCTGCGTGACCCACATGCACAGCCGCTCTTCATTGGTCTCCTGACTGCATTCACCTATCTGGCCTGCAGCACTCTCGCCCACCTGCTGTCTGCCAAGTCTGAGCTCTCCAATTACACTTTCTACTTCCTGGACTACGTGGGTGTTGCTGTGTACCAGTACGGCAGTGCCCTGGTGCATTTCTACTATGCGGTGGAAGAACCGTGGCATGCTTATATTCGAAGCTTCTTCTTGCCCACTGCTGCTTTTATGGCATGGCTCTCGTGCGCTGGTTGCTGCTATGGCAAGTATGCCAGTCAGAGTCTACAGAGGTACGGCCACAAGTTCTGTCAGATGGTACCCTCAGCCCTAGCCTACTGCTTAGATATCAGCCCTGTGGTGCATCGCATTTATACATGCTACAGTTCACAGCAAGTTTGCACTGACCCAGCAATAAATTTCCACTTTTATCAAATCCTCTTCTTTCTGGTCAGTGCCTTCTTCTTCTCTTACCCTCATCCGGAGTGCTGGTTCCCTGGCCGCTGCGACTTTATTGGCCAGGGCCACCAGATCTTTCACATGTTTCTTGTGTTGTGCACACTGATGCAGATTGAGGCTGTGCGCATGGACTACACTGAGCGCAGACCCTTGTACGAGCGCCTGCACGGTGATTTGGCTCATGATGCTGCGGCTCTCTTCGTCTTCACAACCTGCTGCAGTGCCCTCACAGCCTTCTACGTGAGGAAGCGAGTGAAAACCTACcttgaagaaaaacaagaataa
- the stmn1b gene encoding stathmin 1b, producing the protein MASSGDIHVKELDKRASGQAFEVILSPSAPDAKGEFPLSTPKKKEVSLDEIQKKLDAAEERRKNHEAEVLKHLAEKREHEKEVLQKAMEENNNFSKMAEEKLNQKMEANKENRTKQMAAMNEKFKEKDKKIEEVRKNKETKEDGAEGDEN; encoded by the exons ATGGCGTCCTCTGGAG ACATCCATGTTAAGGAGCTGGACAAGCGTGCTTCTGGACAAGCTTTTGAGGTCATTCTGAGCCCCTCGGCACCAGATGCCAAGGGAGAGTTCCCACTGTCCACCCCAAAAAAGAAGGAGGTGTCTTTGGATGAGATCCAAAAGAAACTTGATGCAGCAGAGGAGAGACGCAAA AATCATGAAGCAGAGGTCTTGAAGCACTTGGCTGAAAAGCGAGAGCATGAGAAGGAGGTTCTCCAGAAAGCAATGGAGGAAAACAACAACTTCAGCAAGATGGCAGAGGAGAAACTCAACCAGAAGATGGAAGCAAACAAAGAAAACCGTACAAAACAGATGGCAGCAATGAATGAGAAATTTAAGGAAAAG GACAAGAAAATTGAAGAAGTCCgaaagaacaaagaaacaaaagaagatGGAGCCGAGGGTGATGAGAACTGA